The Primulina tabacum isolate GXHZ01 chromosome 1, ASM2559414v2, whole genome shotgun sequence genome contains the following window.
GGAGAAATCATGTCTTCAAGCCAGTTCACAAAATTTGTTGAAACACATATAGAGATAAATggttatatattatgaatacATTTAGTTATCTAAACGGGTAATTTCCCAAAATTCCATGCTAGCAAACTCAAATAAACAAAATCTTATACTTGGCTGATGCACTCTATTGCCTCCTACTTTGGAAACATTCTTTGtactaaattttatatatatatatataattgctttaaaaaaatgcaatgctttaaaaaaataaaaataattattttattactaacttgtcgaattttgagttttggtcaagTAAATTTTCACGTATTGACTTTGCCGCTTTGACGCTTTGAAACACTAACTTTATTTTTCGGTTATTTTGATCGATTATTTACTTTACATAACCAACTATAACCATAAACTATGATCAAAATACATTAAATTGATACTATTCATCCCATATTTAATATGGGACCGTATGCTCGATCAATTTGTTTTACCCATTTTTAAAgtattattttgaataattgagttaatttatcaaaagaaaatttacaataatatcaaattatatACCATGAAAATAGATTTGAAAAAAGTTTAGTTTGAGTAATAATTTTGAAAGCCAATGATTTAAACAATTATAAGATTTATAACATTAACCTTAAAAATAGTTGAAGAGTTATTGGAACTTCATTTTGAGGTGAAGGCAAAATCAAATACTTTTTctatttcttaaaataaaaataaaaatgctaaGACATGCCAAAAATCTAATAAATTTATGACCTAAAAATAATATTGTATCAATATTGTTGAGCTCGACCTAGCATTTGGATTTTACtctagagtaggtctcttgtgagacggtctcacaaatttttagcTGTGaaacggatcaaccctaccgatattcacaataaaaagtaatattctttgcataaaaagtaatattttttcatggatgacccaaataagagatccatctcacaaaatacgacccgtgagaccgtctcacacaagtttttgcctttactCTAAGTGTATATCCAataattcatatttaattttaaatgtggGTTCTAACACTAATCGAATACTTTTCCATCTCAGATAACATTAAAATGGCAAAAAAATATGTCATATTATTAACTATTATTTACATCAATAAGAAGcttatttcatgatttttacactactttatTATAATATAGTCCACAAATGAGaatcaaatatataataaaaatcaagGGAAGTAACTCGAATTTCCAAAGCCAAAACTCATCCTAGTTGCCCGGATAAACTATCAAATCAAGAATCCCCGTCTTGAGTTGGGGGCTTCGCCGCAGGCTCGATATCTTGCGAATTATTATTTAACCCTTCATAACCGTTGTAATAATTTAATTCCTGAGCCGTGGGATACATGAAATCCAGTAAATAATCCTCACACAAAATTTGGTCATCGGAAAAAATGGGATTATTTTCGAGATTGAAGTTTGATGATGAAGGGATATTGTTTTGTTTATCATGGCTACAGTCCGTAATCTTAAGGCTTGTTTGGATGTCGAGAAATGGTTCTTGTTGGGATTGGTTATTTTGATTTTCGTGGGATAAAGGTGTTTTTAGTTCATTTTGAGGTTGGATGATTGGGATTGGGGGATTATTATGGCACGTGTGGTGTCCTTTGTATGCGACTTCATATGCTGTGGGATCTTCATCTGATCTCTGTACTTGTTTTCTAGCCAAGCAGCCTTTCCCGTGCGTGCACCTATAATATTCCCTGAAAACATAC
Protein-coding sequences here:
- the LOC142517807 gene encoding putative WRKY transcription factor 30, whose product is MERFPSDSALKNLENELTQGRELAKQLQLLLNAQSSSQETHVYLLNEILNTYDRALWVIEYGGTSGFAGGGASGGAMVAITSDSQGPPLTGSPHSNHSDPEDQACWISGEKRLPGWTQKVVVLGETGNETQLDDGHSWRKYGQKDILRSEYPREYYRCTHGKGCLARKQVQRSDEDPTAYEVAYKGHHTCHNNPPIPIIQPQNELKTPLSHENQNNQSQQEPFLDIQTSLKITDCSHDKQNNIPSSSNFNLENNPIFSDDQILCEDYLLDFMYPTAQELNYYNGYEGLNNNSQDIEPAAKPPTQDGDS